In the genome of Centropristis striata isolate RG_2023a ecotype Rhode Island chromosome 6, C.striata_1.0, whole genome shotgun sequence, the window AAAAGTAATGCAAAaccagtgcagtaactataatgttgttgtcttctttcagcttttatattttattttcagtgaataaacattttcaaatttattttgttataagtgtaattaagtgtttaacaactctattcatagatttgtgtattttagacttgatattataaagtaatgttatattttaatgtaattttatctcacttttttacttaataactatctagataataatttccctattaaataaacttataatttctattatccttgtcttcactattcagcACAATGAAGAAATGCAGGCTAcaaggttttatgtttaaattcatatatatatatatatatatatatatatatatatatatccaaagcagaccgtaaGTGCAAGTGTGAGTGAGTTAGATTTTGTAGTATCATTATTTCTATaccaaaaatatgaaaacaaaattgaaaaaaggccctagtatagttttttttttttttttaaagtaaaaaaaactggcatgtttttttccccaaaaatgcAAATTATAGTATAGTAAcagtatagtatgtccaaaatgtttttttagtatgtttagtaagtatatatatagtatgttgAACACAGTCAAATTGTAATTTGTCCAAAAAGTAACAACCTAGAATAGTATGTTGAAGATTGTAATAGAACACGAtgaccaaaaatgcaaaaaaacaaaacaaaagcggcatattatagtttgtccaaaattccAATCAAATGCCATtgtatagtatgtccaaaaatatctaaaaacgcTACAGCATAGCAtgtccaaaatgttttttttaaagtatatatatCGAAAAAGTaaaattgtaaagaaaaaaaaaacaagaataattGATGACTGtaatagtatagtttgtccaaaaatgtaaaaaaacaaaacaaaaaacaaacaaacccacacacacaaaaaaatatcttatgtCCAAAAATGCCACAACACGGTGCCACAAAATTGTAATTTTTGTCCAAAATTGCTTAGAAATAACACACaccagtagggctgggcgatatggaccaaaagtcatatccagatatatttaggctaaatatcGATATGCGATAaatatccagatatttttatcgcatagtgagagcaaatgttcagtgaaagtcaaagccaaatatgacatgtcacaagtggttttattgaaaccgtttatttaagtgaacataaatactgtataacaacaggggaacctttttaaaaatcaaagctccctatgaaataaaataggccaatctttttctttaattgaaCTATATCCacatatgcgatatggtctaattccatatcacatttaaaaatatatggatatatcttttattttgatatatcgcccagccctacacacTAGTATAGTTAGttagtaaaacaaataaataaaaaatggcacagtatatttttttcaaaaatgactatattataatatttacattttgggaTAAAACAGTACCcgccaaaaatatatatacaatatgtgtatggatagagagagagaaagatcacAGTACAGTTCAACATTAATTACTGGACACACTCCTTGTCAGAAGGGGGCGGTAATGCTCCAGACAGCTGTTTGTAActccctgtctcctcctcctcctcttacaCTCCTTGGTGCTTGACACATTGTCCAACATGGCTGCGTCCATGGTGAGGACCTGCCGTTATGTATCGCGGCATGGATCCTGTATTCTGCCAAAGCGAGCGAGTCTTTGCCTCTCATTCGGGTCTAAATTTCACTGTTCTTCCTCCGCATATAACGGACTGCTCCTTTCTCTACACAAACGGGGTGTTCTGAAGGACTCTTTCCCAGAAGACGCAGCGCAGGACCGGCTCCCTCGGCTGCTTCAGTCCGGTGCTCAGACTGTATACTGCGGCTTTGACCCCACGGCCGATAGCCTCCATGTGGGCAACCTGCTCGCTATCATCGGCCTGCTGCACTTCCGAGGCGCCGGGCACCATGTCCTCGCTGTGCTCGGAGAAGCCACGGCACAGATCGGAGATCCGAGCGGGAAAACGAGCGAAAGGGAGCCGATGTCCTCGGACACTGTGCAAGCGAACGCCAAAAGCATCCGGGAGGACATCCAGAGGATTTTCACCAACCACGAACTGCACTTTCATGACAGCGCCAGGAAGCTGGGCACTGTGACCGTCCTGAACAACCTGAGCTGGTACAAGGACCGGGGCGTGGTTGGGTTTCTGGCGGAGGCCGGAAGGCACTTCAGGATGGGCACCATGCTCAGCCGCCACAGCGTGCAGTCCAGGCTGAAGAGCGCGGAGGGCATGAGCCTGACTGAGTTCACCTACCAGGTGTTCCAAGCTTATGACTTCCATCACCTGAACCAAGTATACGGCTGCAAGATTCAGCTCGGAGGCACCGACCAGCTGGGCAATTTGATGTCTGGCCATGACTACATTCACAAGTAAATGTCCATCCTATTTGATAAGAGCACATCAGGTTATTGCAATATGGTCTGGGAACATTGTTCCAAACGTCCTTAAGAATGTTGTAGAGGTCGACAGGTTTTTGAATGCCGATTATTTTTAACAGTCTTAAcagatccccgatatgtgctgccgattttttgggccgattcgtGAGGCCGATATTGACTTTTTCCCCCCCTCCatttatacaataaaaatgacacaatgataaaaaatgttacacaagtctcaatttaaacagaaaacaaacatttattaacaaaacaaacaaaccatattaacagttggatagcaaacaatatagaacatttaaatattagcAATGCCACCAACTGTTGAAAACCAACATCAGAAAGAACCGTAAATGGTTGATTGTCTGTGGCAATCATCTCAGTTATGGTAgcatcaattattttttttacctcaatgCATGGCTGCTCAATGTGCTAATTTATCGGCAAATGCACACACGTATCAgctgatgccgatacaagtaaaagacgcaaatatcggcccgatatatcagCCGGCCGATGTTTTGGTCGACCTCTAATACACACCAACACATGACTAACAATCTTGTGTGAAGTGTTAGGAGTCATTCTTCAATTCTGCTTATTGACCAACCTATCAAGCAGTTATTCTTATCggtgaaacacattttaactatttataaaGTGGACacacttcatttttttattttttatttttttattgtgcactaCAGTGATTACAGTCGTAGTACAAGGGAAGACACGAATATAAAGACAtgccaaaacaaaacagagggaATAAAACTAATTAGGACAAAGGCACATGAAAGAAAAGTAAATACAAATTGGTCCAAaccaagaaaaacaatacaattaaagcaaaacacacataaataaataaacaacaaaataaaacagtgatttccTGCTTTGTGGAAAACTACAAAGAATTCTTGCCCACTGAGATGACACTGTTTTAGGCCTTGATGACACCTTAATCTTAAACTCTTGACTCATTTTATAGATAACaaaagtcaaacaaaaactccagtattttatatgtttagtaggttgttttttttattacaatttgcTTGAAATCACAAAGAGAGAAGGagcaaaaccacaaaatgaccacatcaTCCCCATTTGATTCCATTAAATTATATCAAAGTGCTCCATTCCGATCTCAAAAATGCCTACAACAGACATGCAGCACTTGCGTACTAAAGCCTGATTCGTCCACAGAGTGAGCGGTGAGGAGGTGTACGGTCTGACCATCCCACTGGTGAAGAGCTCTGTGGGGGACAAGCTGGGGAAGACGGCAGGCAACGCTGTGTGGCTCAAAAGAAACAAGACATCTCCCTTTGAACTCTACCAGTTCTTTCTCAGACAGCCGGACTCCAGCGTGGAAGAGTAAGTGAAGATGAAGCCTGTTGATAGGTTtagtcagggatgggcaactggaggcccgggggccgcatacggcccgcaccctcacttgaagtggccctcagtacaactacatgcatttgagcattaaatctttaaagtgcagtgtaaaaatgcacaaaattacttcttgcaattaacctcctgagacccaagctttagtTTGGtaagtattgttagtttctcctagatatttagGATTAGTAGGACATGATGAGtacaaaaacaaagcattattaaaaactaagcattattttactgtagaacacaattaattcatcagtgtgtaaatctgattatttccaTACATTTACAACCtctctttgaaaaaaacaatagcaAAATCTATTCGTTGTCAAATtaatacttcctgattagcagtcgtagcttgttgctgttgctaaaaatagtcaaatttgtacagaatctcaaactacaaacattattaagcacaaataaacaagttttaaccataaaatctgatcaggttttgtacctggtccacttttttctggggataagctgttggttgactttaccaagatgctgccatttGATTTTTACACTCCTTGATGtattttctagagtgtgtactactgaggacaacatgtcacagttaagcagaatgaagtatAAAGGTCCAGCGaacctaaaatgtaatgtccacatatgaggatgcaggttctcaggaggttaatgttggtctgctgttcttgcactgataaaaaagaaatcacagtaagtggttattttttatttgcttcaaaccttttgtattcctatttatactgttaaacatgcatgaaatatgttgagttactgcactgtaaacatatttaaaattgcagtttcatcatacctggttaagtgcacggtcctacaagtggccctgtggtagtgtcatgAAAAATattggccccctccagcatttaagttgcccatccctggtttagcATATACAGATGTTTTAAACAGTGCATGAGCTGACAGCATCTCATTGTTTGTACACCCATCTGGCTGATGTAGGTAATGCTAACATGATGTAAATTAAGTTGTTTTGTTGACTGTATCAGGAGGCTGaggtacactactggtcaaaagttttagaacacaccaacttttccagaatttaattgaaaatgatgcagtttaatgtctcagtgtactctgaaataatgcacatttgcaacatttaaaattctttattgagcatgatagtgttttgaaaataaaaaaaagattcaaaatcacattttatgttgaactaaaggactaaaaaagacacaaaatgaccaaaaaaaagtcacaaaatgacaaaaaaaagaccccaaaagacacaaaatgacttacaaagacatgaaaagaattcaaaaatggacaaaattgcccaagactccatagagttaagttgttaacccatttcttgttccctgtaAAAAGGCCTACctgcataattctgaaatgtacattatctttcagttttggttaaccttacctttttttatttacctctagcagttcaccacttacctttgtaccctttcaagctgttcatttgacttgaactgcttgaa includes:
- the yars2 gene encoding tyrosine--tRNA ligase, mitochondrial, whose amino-acid sequence is MAASMVRTCRYVSRHGSCILPKRASLCLSFGSKFHCSSSAYNGLLLSLHKRGVLKDSFPEDAAQDRLPRLLQSGAQTVYCGFDPTADSLHVGNLLAIIGLLHFRGAGHHVLAVLGEATAQIGDPSGKTSEREPMSSDTVQANAKSIREDIQRIFTNHELHFHDSARKLGTVTVLNNLSWYKDRGVVGFLAEAGRHFRMGTMLSRHSVQSRLKSAEGMSLTEFTYQVFQAYDFHHLNQVYGCKIQLGGTDQLGNLMSGHDYIHKVSGEEVYGLTIPLVKSSVGDKLGKTAGNAVWLKRNKTSPFELYQFFLRQPDSSVEEYLKLFTFLPLAEVERVMEQQREDPGKRLAHKRLAAEVTKLVHGKEGFESAKRCTNALYHSSVQALEEMSDEELQELFREAPFHELLLEPGTTVLDACRQVNAIPEGPRGYQMISAGAVWINHRQMEKPELVLIPKLHILSNGLTLLRVGKKNFYIIKWLSL